A genomic stretch from Mycobacterium malmoense includes:
- the prpD gene encoding 2-methylcitrate dehydratase PrpD, which produces MRIHDVRTRRSAEHFPRSEHLAWKIAEVAADPVAVPPETETMVINRIIDNAAVSAASVIRRPVTVARAQALAHPTPIKGAKVFGVDGDYSPEWAAWANGVAVRELDFHDTFLAAEYSHPGDNIPPLVAVAQHLGVGGADLIRGIATGYEIQIDLVKGICLHEHKIDHVAHLGPSVAAGLGTMLRLDKETIYNAIGQALHLTTSTRQSRKGLISSWKAFAPAWAGKVAIEAVDRAMRGEGSPAPIWEGEDGVIAWLLSGPEHTYHVPLPEPGEPKRAILDSYTKEHSAEYQSQALIDLARRLRERIGDLDQIATIVLHTSHHTHVVIGTGSGDPQKMDPDASRETLDHSVMYIFAVALQDGTWHHERSYAPERAHRPDTVELWHKISTREDPEWTRRYHSTDPAEKAFGARAEVTLKSGEVIVDEIAVADAHPLGARPFERKQYIGKFTELAEGVVNEAEQQRFLSVVEGLSGLDAGGLGALNLTVDPLVLKKAPTIPAGIF; this is translated from the coding sequence ATGCGCATCCATGACGTTCGGACTCGGCGTAGCGCCGAGCATTTTCCCCGCAGTGAACACCTGGCCTGGAAGATCGCCGAGGTAGCGGCGGACCCGGTCGCGGTGCCCCCGGAGACCGAGACGATGGTGATCAACCGCATCATCGACAACGCCGCCGTTTCCGCCGCCTCGGTCATCCGTCGCCCGGTCACCGTCGCGCGCGCCCAGGCGCTGGCGCACCCCACCCCAATCAAAGGCGCGAAGGTTTTCGGGGTCGACGGCGACTATTCGCCGGAGTGGGCGGCCTGGGCCAACGGCGTCGCGGTGCGCGAGCTGGATTTCCACGACACGTTTCTGGCGGCGGAGTACTCGCACCCCGGCGACAACATTCCCCCATTGGTGGCCGTCGCCCAGCACCTCGGGGTGGGCGGCGCGGACCTCATCCGCGGCATCGCGACCGGCTACGAGATCCAGATCGACCTGGTCAAGGGAATCTGCCTGCACGAGCACAAGATCGACCACGTCGCGCACCTCGGCCCGTCGGTGGCCGCGGGCCTGGGCACCATGCTGCGCCTCGACAAGGAGACCATCTACAACGCGATCGGCCAGGCGCTCCACCTGACGACGTCCACCCGGCAGTCACGCAAGGGCCTGATCTCCAGCTGGAAGGCGTTCGCTCCCGCGTGGGCCGGCAAGGTCGCGATCGAGGCCGTCGACCGCGCCATGCGCGGGGAGGGCTCGCCCGCCCCGATCTGGGAAGGCGAGGACGGGGTGATCGCCTGGCTGCTGTCCGGGCCCGAACACACCTACCACGTCCCGCTTCCCGAACCGGGCGAGCCGAAGCGCGCGATCTTGGACAGCTACACCAAGGAGCACTCGGCCGAATACCAGAGCCAGGCCCTCATCGACCTGGCTCGCCGGCTGCGTGAGCGCATCGGCGACCTCGACCAGATCGCGACGATCGTGCTGCACACCAGCCACCACACGCACGTGGTGATCGGCACCGGTTCGGGCGACCCGCAAAAGATGGACCCGGACGCCTCCCGCGAGACGCTGGACCACTCGGTGATGTACATCTTCGCCGTCGCATTGCAGGACGGCACCTGGCATCACGAGCGCTCCTACGCGCCGGAACGGGCGCACCGGCCCGACACCGTCGAGCTGTGGCACAAAATCTCCACGCGCGAGGATCCCGAGTGGACCCGGCGTTACCACTCCACCGACCCGGCCGAGAAGGCGTTCGGCGCCCGCGCCGAGGTCACCCTCAAGAGCGGTGAGGTGATCGTCGACGAGATCGCCGTCGCCGACGCCCACCCCTTGGGCGCCAGGCCTTTTGAGCGCAAGCAGTACATCGGGAAGTTCACCGAGCTGGCCGAGGGCGTGGTCAACGAAGCCGAGCAGCAAAGGTTCCTGTCGGTGGTGGAGGGCCTGTCGGGACTCGATGCCGGCGGTCTGGGCGCGCTCAACCTCACGGTCGATCCGCTGGTGCTGAAAAAGGCGCCGACGATTCCGGCGGGGATCTTCTGA
- the prpB gene encoding methylisocitrate lyase encodes MSGLIASAVPAADKRARFRAALESGRLQRFPGAFSPLVAKLVADIGFDGVYVSGAVLSADLGLPDIGLTTLTEVSARGAQIAAVTDLPTLIDADTGFGEAMNAARTVTVLEDAGLAGCHLEDQVNPKRCGHLDGKVVVPTGEMVKRVRAAVSARRDPNFIVCARTDAAGVEGLSAAIDRAKAYADAGADLIFTEALHTPAEFERFRAAVDTPLLANMTEFGKSQLLSARQLSDIGYNVVIYPVTTLRLAMHAVEVGLREIADTGTQSGLLDRMQHRSRLYELLRYADYNQFDSDIYNFAI; translated from the coding sequence ATGAGCGGGCTCATCGCCAGCGCCGTGCCCGCGGCCGACAAGCGGGCCCGATTCCGGGCCGCACTGGAAAGCGGTCGGCTGCAACGGTTTCCGGGGGCGTTTTCGCCGCTGGTCGCCAAGCTGGTCGCCGACATCGGCTTCGACGGGGTGTACGTGTCCGGCGCGGTGCTGTCGGCCGACCTGGGCCTGCCCGACATCGGTTTGACCACCCTGACCGAAGTCAGCGCACGGGGCGCGCAGATCGCGGCGGTGACCGACCTGCCCACCCTCATCGACGCCGACACCGGCTTCGGCGAAGCGATGAACGCCGCGCGCACCGTGACCGTGCTGGAGGACGCCGGGCTGGCCGGCTGCCACCTCGAGGATCAGGTCAACCCGAAGCGATGCGGGCACCTCGACGGCAAGGTCGTGGTGCCCACCGGCGAGATGGTCAAGCGCGTGCGGGCCGCCGTATCCGCCCGGCGCGACCCGAATTTCATCGTCTGCGCACGCACCGACGCCGCGGGGGTCGAGGGGCTTTCCGCGGCGATCGACCGCGCCAAGGCCTACGCCGACGCGGGCGCCGACCTGATCTTCACCGAAGCCCTGCACACACCCGCCGAATTCGAGCGGTTCCGGGCCGCGGTGGATACACCGTTGCTGGCCAACATGACCGAGTTCGGCAAGTCGCAGCTCTTGAGCGCCAGGCAGCTGTCCGACATCGGCTACAACGTGGTGATCTACCCGGTGACCACGTTGCGGTTGGCCATGCACGCCGTCGAGGTCGGCCTTCGCGAAATCGCCGACACCGGAACACAATCCGGTCTCCTGGACCGCATGCAGCACCGCAGCCGGCTCTACGAGCTGCTCCGGTACGCCGACTACAACCAATTCGATTCCGACATCTACAACTTCGCGATTTGA
- a CDS encoding bifunctional 2-methylcitrate synthase/citrate synthase — protein sequence MSTIEDNKPRIYKGLAGVVVDTTAISKVVPETNSLTYRGYAVQDLAAHCSFEQVAYLLWHGELPNDQQLALFTQRERAARRLNRSMLSLLAKLPDTCHPMDVVRTLISYMGAEDPDEDDSSASANYAKALRMFAVLPTIVAADMRRRRGLEPIAPHSHMNYAQNFLHMCFGNVPEQVVVDAFEQSMVLYAEHSFNASTFAARVVTSTQSDIYSAVTAAIGALKGPLHGGANEAVMHDMLEIGTAERASEWLQGKLSRKDKIMGFGHRVYKNGDSRVPTMKQALTRVAAARDGQRWLDIYEVLEQGMAAANGIKPNLDFPTGPAYYLMGFDIGCFTPIFVMSRITGWTAHIIEQTASNALIRPLSEYVGPPQRALPMAG from the coding sequence ATGAGCACCATCGAAGACAACAAGCCCCGCATCTACAAAGGATTGGCCGGTGTCGTCGTCGACACCACCGCCATCTCCAAGGTCGTCCCGGAAACCAACTCGCTGACCTACCGCGGATACGCGGTCCAGGACCTCGCCGCACACTGCAGCTTCGAGCAGGTCGCCTACCTGCTGTGGCACGGCGAACTACCCAACGACCAACAGTTGGCGCTGTTCACCCAGCGGGAACGCGCAGCCCGCCGGCTGAACCGATCCATGCTGTCGCTGTTGGCGAAACTGCCCGACACCTGCCATCCGATGGACGTGGTGCGCACCTTGATCAGCTACATGGGCGCCGAGGACCCCGACGAGGATGACAGCAGCGCGAGCGCTAACTACGCCAAGGCGCTGCGGATGTTCGCGGTGCTGCCCACCATCGTCGCCGCCGACATGCGCCGCCGGCGTGGGCTGGAACCCATTGCGCCGCATAGCCACATGAACTATGCGCAGAATTTCCTGCACATGTGCTTCGGCAACGTTCCCGAGCAGGTGGTCGTCGACGCCTTCGAGCAGTCGATGGTCCTCTACGCCGAGCACAGTTTCAACGCCTCCACGTTCGCCGCGCGGGTGGTCACCTCCACCCAGTCCGACATCTACAGCGCGGTCACGGCGGCCATCGGTGCGCTCAAGGGCCCGCTGCATGGCGGCGCCAACGAAGCGGTGATGCATGACATGCTCGAAATCGGCACCGCCGAGCGGGCATCGGAGTGGCTGCAGGGCAAACTGTCTCGCAAAGATAAGATCATGGGCTTCGGCCACCGGGTGTACAAGAACGGCGACTCGCGGGTGCCGACGATGAAGCAAGCCCTCACGCGTGTCGCCGCCGCTCGCGACGGTCAGCGGTGGCTAGACATCTACGAGGTCCTCGAGCAGGGGATGGCGGCCGCCAACGGGATCAAGCCGAACCTGGACTTTCCGACCGGGCCCGCCTATTACCTGATGGGCTTCGACATCGGTTGCTTCACACCGATTTTCGTGATGAGCCGGATCACCGGGTGGACCGCTCACATCATCGAGCAGACCGCGTCCAATGCGCTGATCCGCCCGCTCAGCGAGTACGTCGGCCCGCCGCAACGCGCGCTCCCAATGGCCGGCTGA